The Vanrija pseudolonga chromosome 1, complete sequence genomic sequence GAGCTGGAGCTTCAAGGGCTCTCGCTGTTGTATCGTCTCTTCGACTTCCTCTCGGATTCTCTCCATCTTGCGCTCAGCATCCGAGCGCAAACCCTGGTGGGTTAGAACCGATAACGAACCCCGTGGCAACGACGTACCTGCTTCTCGCTAACCGTCTCGTCGATCTTTTCGATCTTCGCTTTGCTCTGGGCGACGTCGTTGCGGACGTTTTCGCATTCCTGTATAGGTGTCAGCACGCCCGCACTCCAGGATACCGGCGCCTATAGCTGACCTGCTCCTTGCCGGCAACGTATGCCCAGGCAATTTGGCGCTGGAGGTTGTACTCCTCCTTCTTAAGCTCCGAGACTTTCTTGGCAGCCTCCATTTGGCGCCTCAGACTCTTCTCCTTGGCTTCCAGATCGGGGATCACGTCGTTCGCACGAATCACATCTTGCCCGATTGATTTGACGTCTTCCTTGATTTTATCATACACTGCCGTGAGGGGAGCCAGTTGTGTGCCGTTCAGGAAGAACTGCACTGGTCAGAGGGTAACAGGGCAAGGGCACTTGCGGGTACACTCACCGCGTAAAGGCTTCGCTCGTTTGATGCTGCGAGGAATGTTTTCGCGTTGTCTTGTGTGAGGATTGTGAGAGGCGAATCAATATCCATCACAAAGTGGTCAAGCATGTTGACCAATGCTTCACGTTTGCGCTCGATAATGTTGCCGCTGGAAGACTTGAAAGTGTACCCAGAGGCACCAGACGAGTGGATAGTGCGCTCGATGGTAATGCTGTCGCCATAGACGTTGGGCTTGTAGGCACCTTTGCCTCTGTTGTCGATGACCACTTTGATGGAAGCTTTGCTGGGTACGTCAGCGGCTGTTGCGGCTGCTCTTCTCACTCCTTGCCTCGCATGATCAGGTCCTTGACGCCCTGACCACGCCCGGTCACACTGGCCTTGGCACCAAAGACAACGGCAATACCAGTGAGAATGGCGGACTTGCCACTGCCGTTGGCACCAACTAGAAAGTTGAGCTTCGAGGCGAAAGTGACAATTGTGTTGCCGTGGGACATGAAGTTCACGAGGTGGAGGGATTTCAGAGTGCCAGCGGTGGGTGCTTCATGCTACGATGATGTGAGTGGACGATCAGGCGCATGTGTACGGGGGAAGGACTCGGTACTCACCCCCTGCCCCTTCTTGCGCTCCTGCTTCTGCAGCTCCTTGGACCGTCGGAATGCCTCGAGGTAGCCTTCGGGGTCCATATCCGAGTCGGTATCATCCTCTGACATGTCTTCGTCCTCagactcgtcgtcctccggtggcggtggcgaagAACGGCGGCCAGCATTCTCCATCCTTTCGCGCTTGACACGCTTGACCTAGGTGGGTGTCAGCCAACGCAACTCGCGCCGAGATACGGGACTCTGCTCTCACCACCTCTGCGCGCTCATCTGAGCCGCTGTCGTCTGCGTCTGGTGACCTTAATGGTCGTTTTGAGCTTGATCCTGCCATTGCGGAAGGAAGGTGAGTTGTAGAGGGAAGAGAAGGGGTGTTGAGTGACGTTAGCCCTCGttgattgttgttgttgccagCCAgggtgcagcgcgcgcgcgttggtGTAGACGCGTTTTGCCGCCGCACGAATGACTGGATTCGCTTTTACGTAATGTTATATCCAGCTACCGCACGGATcaacccccccaccccacccgccTCCACCCCCAGATTtctcgccccctccccccctgtcgtcgacgtcgacgtcgtgttGGCCCCACAACTGTGATTACATGCTCAAAAGAACGCAGACGCATCTACATGAAAGGTCTAATCCCGACGCGCAACGAGCTTGTCAACATGCGCGTTGActccctcctcccactcaAACCACGTAATGGAACCCATCCAGgtgtcgcgctgctcgcggtCCGCGTTGGGGACGCCTGGTCTGCCAGCTGAGACATCGTCAGCTCGAGGGAAGTGGAGGTGCGGCGCAGCCGCGTAGTACTCACCACGGAcacccttcttgcccttggggaGGACGACAAAGGCGCGCACAATGCCCTCAAACTTGTAGCCCAATCGCAGAGCAGCCGCCTGCGACTTCTGGTTGAGCGAGTTTGCCTTCCACTGAAGACGGCGGAAGCCAAGACCGCCCTGCTCGGGAGTGTCGAGGGAGCGGTGCATCATCAGGCCAGAGGTGTGCGTCAGGACGTGGGTGCGCTGGTGCATGGTCAGCAAGGCGTGTCCATCCATACAACCCCAGCTTCCCTACCCACCTGGAACGGGCCGAGAATGATGAGCCAGCCAATCTCAATGATCATGGTGCTGGGGTCGGCCTCCatgagcgcggcggtgccTGCGAACTGGTACTCCTCAACGGGGGCATCGAGGCGATCCAATGGGGCCGAGTAGATGGCATAGTGGAGATGCGTCTGTGCGCGTTAGTTTCCAGCCGCGTGATGGTCGACTAAGGCCCGCAGGCCGCGGGGCACTGCCGCGCGTCTGCAGACCGCCGGCCCGCACACACCTTGTCGCGGCGGCAGACAGTTTCAATCCAGTCGCACACATCGTCGAGGGTGGACCACTCGCGCGTCACTCCCAGCCATAACAGGAGCTCAGGGTTGgcaagcacgccgtcgaggaggggcTGGGCGTGAAGGGAGGGCTGGTTGGGGTCAGTTCTTGCTCGTCATCATGGTATACACACGATCAGGGGACGGAGCTCCACGCGGTCCGAGCGCAGCTCAGTGACGGGGAGGACAAAGTTGAGGTCGTAGTCCTCGACGGGAGTGTGGAGATGGCACTCGAACGGCGGGGGTGGTAAGGGTTCGCTCTTGTAGTTGTTTTTGTAGGCCGGCATGGTGGGCAGTGGGGGAGCGGGGAGAAGGCGAGAGGAagcgcgtgtcgtcgccgtcgttgtcgtcaaTGTTCTCGCTGCCTGGGCAAGTTTTACTCCTTGCAATGTATCAGAGCGATGGACAATGTCTAATCTCGGACGAGCGGCGTCGTTGCAATGAGGCAAGCGCCGAGTTTTAAGTGCAGGTGGCTTTGTTCGGCTTAGCCCGCGGCTAACAAGTTTTGAATTGCAATATTGCACAGGCGACACACAGACACACAATGTAAAAAGCAACGGGTCAAGGcgcgagagagagagataGCAACAAGGCCTTGCAGATACATGGATGTATGACTCGACGTGCTCCACAAGCTACAAGCGACGGTGAACACTTGCGAGTGACCTGCAAGCAACAACGTGCATAGCCCTGTCTGCCAAACAAAATTCTGGACAGCTAGCTAGCTGTCGGCTCAATTAGCATGCAAGATGAAGAGATAGCCCAGGCTGAACTGGTCAAGTTTCACATGCCGACGCGCGGGCTACCGAGCGATGGAGGCGAGTAGGCCACGGCGTTCGGCTCCAGCACCTCCGTCCCGGCGCAACACTTCCGCTGCTCCACCTGTTCGACAGCAGGTtgcgtgctcgtgctcgtgctcgtgctcgccccgGCGTGCCGATCAAAGCGCATGGTCATGTCGTCAGAGAGAtgtcaccgccgccgactaGGGCCGGCCGGACCAacgccccggcgccgagacaAGTTGGTCCCTCCCCATACCGTAAGTCTTTTGTCCCCATTTCATAGACTTACGGATGCCGGATTGTCGGCCTCCGCTAAAAGAGCAACGCCACCTCTCGCCAGACTCGACTCAGCCCATGCGTGGTGGAGGCGCCTGCAGAGTGGAGTGTTGTACGATGAACATTATCTGGTCTTAAGACGAAGGGCTAACCGTGTCGAGGTGGCAGAGGCGCCGGCTAAAGCGCCGAGCAGCAAACGCTCTCTCTATTCACCGAGTGCGAGATACCGGTGTTCCCATTTGCTTGCCTTCAACAACACATACCGCCTCGAGAGTGTCATCACTGGATAGTGCTGAATCAAGGGATCAGCCTGGCATCCAGAATGCATGCGCAGGAGGCGGCTTGGGCCTAACGGGCCGGCGGGCGCAGCTCCCCATCGTCCTCTGTTCACAGCACGCTCAAGGCGATGTACCCTGGCGTAcaggctgctggctggcaaTCACACGTGTCTCCGTCCATCTGCGGCGCGCATACATGCCAGGTGTGTAGGGCGTGCGCAGTCGTGGCGCTGTGCAACGCCAAAGAGCAGCCACTGTAGCCATGTCTGTCATTACATAATCGATAGACGGGCTGGCGTGAGAagtgtggcggcgccgaaTCATGGCGGTGTTTCATCACCAGAGGTGACTCAGACGGGAGCGTCAGCCTCGCCGCTCCGTGGCCGAATGATAGGCCACCTGGTGGGAGAGGCAGCAGCCGCCCTCAGCACCTGGTCAGAGAGCCGCGCCCTAGGGCAATCACTCGACGTGCCTATGTGTATTGGCTCGACGCCCCGCAGATGTccgcgtcggtgtcggtgctCAATATCAATCTCGGTTCGTTCACGTCTCGTCTCACGAGGTTGCTCAAAGGCGGCAGGCATCCTCAGCTGCGAAAATAGAAGCCGAGCAGGCACAGCGGCTCCGCCTGAGGCGTATCGTGGTAGTCACAGCACTGTGCTTTGTGACGAGCGGCACTGGCAGTGAGGGGGACGTGACAGGAACCGAACGCCATGCGCCATGCAGTCAGCCCAACAcagcctcgtcgctcgcagCGCGAatcgacgacaacgccaaGAGATCCGCGCGCCATGACAGGCACGTCTCCCCTCGGCCCTGCTCGGCAGGCGCGTCCGCCTCGTGGTCCTGACATGCCACACGTcgccacacactcacacacacaaagAGAAGCTGTTCGTGAATCCAACACGGACGCGCGCGGTGAGGTGCGAGACGACGAGTGCGACGTCGGGACTCTTCCGAGCCTGCTGCGCGTGACCATGCGACACAAGAGTTGTGCTCTCTGCGTGGGCGACGGCAGTTGTTGTCTGTTCTTGCTTCTTCTGTTGTTTCTATCCCAGCCCAGACACGGAGCACAAGCCACTGGGCATCCCTTTGGACGTCCAAGCAGGGACTCGCACTGCCGCGGGCGACTTGACTTGTTTACACAAGTCAGCTTTCTGACGGCAGTCCGCCTGGCCCGTCACCCGTCTCTATCTTCAGCCGACTCTTTTCACCCTCCCCTCCACACCTTATTTTCTTCGGCCTGTTGTCTCCACACTTCACTCTCTCCACCTCCCCTCACTTTATCCTCCTCCTATCGTCGACACGCAAACATGCCGGGAAGAGACGACCTTATTGCCAAGATTCGCGACGCCACCATTGGAGACGACCATGCCACCTTTGGACCCTTCGGCCCACGCCGCATCACCTACGCCGACACGGCAGCGTCTGGGCGCGCCGTGGCATTCATCGAGGACTTCATACGCGGTCAAGTTCTTCCACACTACGCAAACACCCACAGCGAGGCTTCGGGAACGGCACGCCAGACGACAAAGTTTCGCGAGGACGCGCGAGCCATTGTCGCGCGCGAAGTTGGGGCAGGCCCTGACGCAAGCGTCATCTTTTGTGGCTCAGGCGCCACCGCAGCCATAGCAAAAGTTATCGGCTTGCTCGGTCTACGCGCTCCCGACGATGGCTCGGCCACGTTGCCGACTGAGAAACGCCCCGTAATCTTCATCGGGCCGTACGAGCACCATTCCAACGACATTGCATGGCGCGAGACTATCGCGGATGTCGTCGTCATTGCGGAGGACAGTGTCGGCAGCATTGATGTCGCGGACCTGGAGAAGCGCCTCAAGGAGTACAAGAACCGGCCTGTCCGCATCGGCTCATTCTCCGCGGCGTCCAACGTCACGGGCATCACGACCGACATAGAGGCCATTACGATGGTTCTCCGAAGACACGGGGCGCTGAGCATGTTCGACTATGCTGGCTCGGGGTCGCACGTCCGCATCACCCTCGGCCAGGCCGACGCACTGTTCATTTCGCCTCACAAGttcgctggcggcgtcggaaCCTCCGGCATCCTCGTGGCTCGCAACAGCCTTATCCAGAACAGTGTtcccgtcgtcgctggtGGCGGCACAGTTCTGTTTGTGTCACCCACATTCCACGACTACAGTCGCCACAAGactgagcgcgaggagggcgggaCGCCGGGTATCGTCGAGAACATCCGCACCGGTCTCGTCTTCCAGCTCAAACCAGCTGTCGGCTACGACCTGATtctgcagcgcgaggaggactTCCTTGAGCGCGCACTCGCAagctggcgccgccactCCAGTATCGAGATTCTCGGCCACCCGAACGCCAAGCGCACTGCAATTATCTCGTTTCGCATCGCCTCACAGCACTCggaccacctcgccaccaccaaacAAA encodes the following:
- the YIR042C gene encoding putative protein, producing MPAYKNNYKSEPLPPPPFECHLHTPVEDYDLNFVLPVTELRSDRVELRPLIPSLHAQPLLDGVLANPELLLWLGVTREWSTLDDVCDWIETVCRRDKTHLHYAIYSAPLDRLDAPVEEYQFAGTAALMEADPSTMIIEIGWLIILGPFQRTHVLTHTSGLMMHRSLDTPEQGGLGFRRLQWKANSLNQKSQAAALRLGYKFEGIVRAFVVLPKGKKGVRAGRPGVPNADREQRDTWMGSITWFEWEEGVNAHVDKLVARRD
- the csd gene encoding putative cysteine desulfurase, which gives rise to MPGRDDLIAKIRDATIGDDHATFGPFGPRRITYADTAASGRAVAFIEDFIRGQVLPHYANTHSEASGTARQTTKFREDARAIVAREVGAGPDASVIFCGSGATAAIAKVIGLLGLRAPDDGSATLPTEKRPVIFIGPYEHHSNDIAWRETIADVVVIAEDSVGSIDVADLEKRLKEYKNRPVRIGSFSAASNVTGITTDIEAITMVLRRHGALSMFDYAGSGSHVRITLGQADALFISPHKFAGGVGTSGILVARNSLIQNSVPVVAGGGTVLFVSPTFHDYSRHKTEREEGGTPGIVENIRTGLVFQLKPAVGYDLILQREEDFLERALASWRRHSSIEILGHPNAKRTAIISFRIASQHSDHLATTKQRGKKRYLHYNFIVALLNDLFGIQARGGCSCAGPYGHRLLEITPTLSDKYRQASVNDGFMGIKPGWTRVSLYYTLSERAFRYIVTAVEMIATHGWRLLPQYSFDPKSGMWTHRTPVAPPLSLDTIKYEAGHMVYESRSQLMPESELDRHLHEAARIFGAAASSPPGVPGAHVANGTHTAVTSELFEELLWFDLPSECLCPETPVAAHDRHESVSLSKATTTPLPWAAGALPTPPQSPPPLPADTPRSFDAEFGAATTSGSMEGPTITRRTRSRPLIAGLQSLLRIAPPSKPIPTTAPVQTGEQPRKRPLLVKVFNGKPVASPKPAT